A genomic region of Xanthomonas campestris pv. phormiicola contains the following coding sequences:
- a CDS encoding low molecular weight protein tyrosine phosphatase family protein, translated as MPVRHVLFLCARNRLRSPTAEQLFADWPGIETASAGINADAETALTPELLAWADLIFVMERRHRSRLSAAFQRHLSGKRVVCLDIPDDYAFMDPALVRRLQQAVTPHLPRRHPAL; from the coding sequence GTGCCCGTTCGCCATGTCCTGTTCCTGTGCGCCCGCAACCGGCTGCGCAGCCCGACCGCCGAGCAGCTGTTCGCCGACTGGCCCGGCATCGAGACCGCATCGGCCGGAATCAATGCCGATGCCGAGACCGCGCTAACGCCGGAGCTGCTGGCCTGGGCCGACCTGATCTTCGTGATGGAACGGCGCCACCGCAGCAGACTGTCGGCCGCGTTCCAGCGGCACCTGAGCGGCAAGCGCGTCGTCTGCCTGGACATTCCCGACGACTATGCGTTCATGGATCCGGCGCTGGTGCGGCGGCTGCAGCAAGCGGTGACGCCGCATCTGCCGCGGCGTCATCCGGCGCTGTGA
- a CDS encoding EF-hand domain-containing protein, with translation MAALVLLATLGAAIDTASAQAVDTTGSYLQRMDRDGDGRVSLDEYLAWMSYAFDARDLDHDGVLSPAELPGGRGKPISRAQHQATLIARFRKQDSNGDGYLSARELAAPPQ, from the coding sequence ATGGCAGCGCTGGTCCTGCTGGCCACGCTCGGCGCGGCGATCGACACCGCCAGCGCGCAAGCCGTCGATACCACAGGAAGCTATCTGCAACGCATGGACCGCGACGGCGACGGCCGCGTCAGCCTCGACGAATACCTGGCCTGGATGAGCTACGCCTTCGACGCCCGCGACCTCGACCACGATGGCGTGCTCAGCCCCGCCGAACTGCCCGGCGGCCGTGGCAAGCCGATCAGCCGAGCCCAGCACCAGGCCACCTTGATTGCCCGCTTTCGCAAGCAGGACAGCAATGGCGATGGATACTTGAGCGCAAGAGAGCTGGCGGCACCGCCGCAGTAA
- a CDS encoding fatty acid desaturase, whose product MSDAILDFLSTGLLDVGWWGMLAVLLVFTQLTIFAVTLYLHRSQAHRGVDFHPLLSHFFRFWTWFTTSMITKEWVAIHRKHHAKVETDEDPHSPQTKGIGRVFWRGVELYREARAMRGDIEQYGKGAPDDWIERRLYTAHANWGPIALFAFNFLLFGLPGIALWALQMAWIPFWAAGVVNGLGHWWGYRNFESADTSTNLTPWALWIGGEELHNNHHAFPSSARFSMRRWELDIGWVAIRTLAALRLARILRVAPTLDVRPNIAVPDADTLRALLSHRFQAMTDYQRNVFAPALKEEAAQAGAKLRKLLPRRLRKGLVDDGRWLKPDAREQLQHWVAQRPRMRTLVEHRARLAALLEARSHDASERLKQLQAWCHDAEASGIAALQAYAARLKGYALA is encoded by the coding sequence ATGTCCGACGCGATCCTCGATTTCCTCAGCACCGGCCTGCTCGACGTCGGCTGGTGGGGCATGCTGGCGGTGCTGCTGGTGTTCACCCAGCTGACCATCTTCGCGGTGACCCTGTACCTGCACCGCAGCCAGGCGCACCGCGGTGTCGATTTCCATCCGCTGCTGTCGCACTTCTTCCGCTTCTGGACCTGGTTCACCACCTCGATGATCACCAAGGAGTGGGTGGCGATCCATCGCAAGCACCACGCCAAGGTGGAGACCGACGAGGATCCGCACAGTCCGCAGACCAAGGGCATCGGCCGCGTGTTCTGGCGCGGCGTGGAGCTGTACCGCGAGGCGCGCGCCATGCGCGGCGACATCGAGCAGTACGGCAAGGGCGCCCCGGACGACTGGATCGAGCGCCGCCTGTACACCGCGCACGCGAACTGGGGGCCCATCGCCCTGTTCGCCTTCAACTTCCTGCTGTTCGGCCTGCCCGGCATCGCCCTGTGGGCGTTGCAGATGGCCTGGATCCCGTTCTGGGCGGCCGGCGTGGTCAACGGCCTCGGCCACTGGTGGGGCTACCGCAACTTCGAATCGGCCGACACCTCGACCAACCTGACCCCGTGGGCGCTGTGGATCGGCGGCGAAGAGCTGCACAACAACCACCACGCGTTCCCGAGTTCGGCGCGCTTCTCGATGCGGCGCTGGGAACTGGACATCGGCTGGGTCGCGATCCGCACCCTGGCCGCACTGCGCCTGGCCAGGATCCTGCGCGTGGCGCCGACCCTGGACGTACGCCCGAACATCGCCGTGCCCGACGCCGACACCCTGCGCGCGCTGCTCTCGCACCGCTTCCAGGCGATGACCGACTACCAGCGCAACGTGTTCGCCCCGGCGCTGAAGGAAGAAGCCGCGCAGGCCGGCGCCAAGCTGCGCAAGCTGCTGCCGCGACGCCTGCGCAAGGGCCTGGTCGACGACGGCCGCTGGCTCAAGCCGGACGCGCGCGAACAGCTGCAGCACTGGGTCGCGCAGCGCCCGCGCATGCGCACCCTGGTCGAACACCGCGCGCGCCTGGCCGCCCTGCTGGAAGCGCGCAGCCACGACGCCAGCGAACGCCTGAAGCAACTGCAGGCCTGGTGCCACGACGCCGAGGCCAGCGGCATCGCCGCCCTGCAGGCCTATGCCGCGCGGCTGAAGGGCTACGCGTTGGCATGA
- a CDS encoding DUF4380 domain-containing protein — MDNGLVRLTVTPTLGGRVLGFQRSGGPNLIKVGEAVQRQPLPTVSAAANDIPYFGHDVWVGPQSAWWQHQDANPARRAAHANWPPDPYLSFATTTVVARAPQRLQLRGVDSPVSGVRLHKTFALSPQRADSVLLQVQAQNVRKTAVAWDLWFNTRVSAATRVLVPVAAANDIRVQPSAGAGYAPPQYVLQDGLMALAAAPPGSAGQRGKLLLQPSAGWIAAFAGGQAWVIRFAHQPLARIHPEQGQVEFYLDAPASDPGGGLLEMEVHAPYRTLAPGQNMQAEEQWTLLDYAGGDDPAQQRSFLCRHAAALALDGACAAP; from the coding sequence ATGGACAACGGCCTGGTCCGGCTCACGGTCACGCCGACCCTGGGCGGGCGCGTGCTGGGCTTCCAGCGCAGCGGCGGGCCGAACCTGATCAAGGTCGGCGAGGCGGTGCAGCGCCAGCCGCTGCCGACGGTCAGCGCGGCGGCCAACGATATCCCCTATTTCGGCCACGACGTCTGGGTCGGGCCGCAGAGCGCGTGGTGGCAGCACCAGGACGCCAATCCGGCGCGGCGCGCGGCGCATGCGAACTGGCCGCCGGACCCGTACCTGAGCTTCGCCACCACCACCGTCGTCGCGCGCGCGCCGCAGCGCCTGCAGCTGCGCGGCGTGGACAGCCCGGTCAGCGGCGTGCGGCTGCACAAGACCTTCGCGCTGTCGCCGCAGCGCGCCGACAGCGTGTTGTTGCAGGTGCAGGCGCAGAACGTGCGCAAGACCGCGGTGGCCTGGGACCTGTGGTTCAACACCCGGGTCAGCGCGGCAACGCGGGTACTGGTGCCGGTCGCGGCCGCCAACGATATCCGCGTGCAGCCCAGCGCCGGCGCCGGCTACGCGCCGCCGCAGTACGTGCTGCAGGATGGGCTGATGGCGCTGGCGGCCGCGCCGCCGGGCAGCGCCGGACAGCGCGGCAAGCTGCTGCTGCAGCCGTCGGCGGGCTGGATCGCCGCCTTCGCCGGCGGCCAGGCCTGGGTGATCCGCTTCGCGCACCAACCGCTTGCGCGCATCCATCCCGAGCAGGGCCAGGTCGAGTTCTACCTGGATGCGCCGGCCTCCGATCCGGGCGGCGGCCTGCTGGAAATGGAAGTGCACGCGCCGTACCGGACCCTGGCGCCGGGCCAGAACATGCAGGCCGAGGAGCAATGGACGTTGCTGGACTACGCCGGCGGCGACGACCCGGCGCAGCAGCGCAGCTTCCTGTGTCGGCACGCTGCAGCATTGGCGCTGGACGGCGCTTGCGCTGCGCCGTAG
- a CDS encoding glucan biosynthesis protein D — protein sequence MQRRDFLKNAAAAFAAMGLPAMPMLGQAAPAVGLRRLGKPQPFDYAWLKGHARAMAQAPYQSHKRVLPGPLESLNWDQYQSIRYRQDHALWAVDNGSKFQAKFFHLGLYFKSPVHMFDLVDGQAQELAYDGAAFDYGKSGLQGKHLPKELGFAGFRLNTKQDTDRDFAAFLGASYFRAVGKEGQYGQSARGLAIDTGTGGPEEFPDFIAYWLEQPKAGSDTVVVYALLDSPSVAGAYRFAITNGDVLLMDIDSALYPRKTIERLGLGPCTSMYQVGENDRRMDWDWRPEIHDTDGLAMWTGGGEWIWRPLCNPPQLRFNMFVDENPRGFGLLQRDRNFDHYHDDGVYYEKRPCLWVEPKQGWGKGSVQLVEIPTIDETFDNIVAFWNPQDKPQPGQELLFGYRLYWGAQPPAASPLAHCVATRTGLGGVVGQKRTHFSWRFAVDFVGGELARLGKDKDAKVEAVLQLSRGSTEIVSARPLHELSGYRAMFDVVPPDEGTQQIDIRLFLRSGDTPLTETWLYQWTPPPAAERKLY from the coding sequence ATGCAACGACGCGATTTCCTCAAGAACGCCGCCGCCGCCTTCGCCGCCATGGGCTTGCCCGCGATGCCGATGCTCGGCCAGGCCGCCCCCGCGGTCGGCCTGCGCCGCCTGGGCAAGCCGCAGCCCTTCGATTACGCCTGGCTCAAGGGCCATGCCCGGGCCATGGCCCAGGCGCCCTACCAGAGCCACAAGCGGGTGCTGCCGGGACCGCTGGAATCGTTGAACTGGGACCAGTACCAGTCGATCCGCTATCGCCAGGACCATGCGCTGTGGGCGGTGGACAACGGGTCGAAGTTCCAGGCCAAGTTCTTCCACCTGGGCCTGTACTTCAAGTCGCCGGTGCACATGTTCGACCTGGTCGACGGGCAGGCGCAGGAACTGGCCTACGACGGCGCCGCGTTCGACTACGGCAAGAGCGGTCTGCAGGGCAAGCACCTGCCCAAGGAGCTGGGCTTCGCCGGCTTCCGCCTCAACACCAAGCAGGACACCGACCGCGACTTCGCCGCGTTCCTCGGCGCCAGCTATTTCCGCGCGGTGGGCAAGGAAGGCCAGTACGGCCAGTCCGCGCGCGGCCTGGCGATCGATACCGGCACCGGCGGGCCGGAGGAGTTCCCGGACTTCATCGCCTACTGGCTTGAGCAGCCCAAGGCCGGTTCGGACACGGTGGTGGTGTACGCGCTGCTGGATTCGCCGAGCGTGGCCGGCGCCTACCGTTTCGCGATCACCAACGGCGACGTGCTGCTGATGGACATCGACAGCGCGCTGTATCCGCGCAAGACCATCGAGCGGCTGGGCCTGGGCCCGTGCACCAGCATGTACCAGGTCGGCGAGAACGACCGCCGCATGGACTGGGACTGGCGCCCGGAAATCCACGACACCGACGGCCTGGCGATGTGGACCGGCGGCGGCGAATGGATCTGGCGGCCGCTGTGCAATCCGCCGCAGCTGCGCTTCAACATGTTCGTCGACGAGAACCCGCGCGGCTTCGGCCTGCTGCAGCGCGACCGCAACTTCGACCACTACCACGACGACGGCGTGTACTACGAAAAACGCCCGTGCCTGTGGGTGGAGCCGAAGCAGGGCTGGGGCAAGGGCTCGGTGCAGCTGGTGGAGATCCCCACCATCGACGAGACCTTCGACAACATCGTCGCGTTCTGGAATCCGCAGGACAAGCCGCAGCCCGGGCAGGAACTGCTGTTCGGCTATCGCCTGTACTGGGGCGCGCAGCCGCCGGCCGCCTCGCCGCTGGCGCATTGCGTGGCCACGCGCACCGGCCTGGGCGGCGTGGTCGGGCAGAAGCGCACCCACTTCTCCTGGCGCTTCGCGGTGGACTTCGTCGGCGGCGAGCTGGCCAGGCTCGGCAAGGACAAGGACGCCAAGGTCGAGGCGGTGCTGCAGCTGAGCCGCGGCAGCACCGAGATCGTCTCGGCGCGGCCGCTGCACGAACTCTCCGGCTACCGCGCGATGTTCGACGTGGTGCCGCCGGACGAGGGCACGCAGCAGATCGACATCCGCCTGTTCCTGCGCTCTGGCGACACGCCGTTGACCGAGACCTGGCTGTACCAGTGGACCCCGCCGCCGGCGGCCGAGCGCAAGCTGTATTGA
- the mutM gene encoding bifunctional DNA-formamidopyrimidine glycosylase/DNA-(apurinic or apyrimidinic site) lyase, with translation MPELPEVETTRRGLEPHLLGRRIHGVILRRPDLRWPIPPEVAQQLPGQRIDGIRRRAKYLLLDTDAGSALLHLGMSGSLRVLPGDTPPRAHDHVDISLEDGRVLRFNDPRRFGCLLWQAPGQTHPLLEELGPEPLSDEFDGEYLFRRSRGRSAPVKTFLMDQRIVVGVGNIYAAESLFQAGISPLREAGEVSRARYARLAEAAKAILGYAIARGGTTLRDFISPDGAPGYFEQELAVYGREGEACKRCGRPLRHASIGQRASVWCGSCQR, from the coding sequence ATGCCCGAACTCCCCGAAGTAGAAACCACCCGGCGCGGCCTGGAGCCGCATCTGCTGGGGCGGCGCATCCACGGCGTGATCCTGCGCCGGCCGGACCTGCGCTGGCCGATCCCGCCGGAGGTGGCGCAGCAGTTGCCCGGGCAGCGCATCGATGGCATCCGCCGCCGCGCCAAATACCTGCTGCTGGACACCGACGCCGGCAGCGCGCTGCTGCACCTGGGCATGTCCGGCAGCCTGCGCGTGCTGCCGGGAGACACGCCGCCGCGGGCACACGATCATGTCGATATCAGCCTGGAAGACGGGCGCGTGCTGCGCTTCAACGATCCGCGCCGCTTCGGTTGTCTGCTGTGGCAGGCGCCGGGCCAGACTCACCCATTGCTCGAGGAGCTGGGGCCGGAGCCGCTGTCGGACGAATTCGACGGGGAGTATCTGTTCCGGCGCAGCCGTGGCCGCAGTGCGCCGGTCAAGACGTTCTTGATGGACCAACGCATCGTGGTCGGGGTCGGGAACATCTATGCCGCCGAAAGCCTGTTCCAGGCAGGGATCAGTCCGCTGCGCGAGGCCGGGGAGGTCTCGCGGGCACGCTATGCGCGGCTGGCCGAGGCGGCCAAGGCGATCCTGGGCTATGCCATCGCCCGCGGCGGCACCACCTTGCGCGACTTCATCAGCCCGGACGGGGCGCCCGGCTATTTCGAGCAGGAGCTGGCGGTCTACGGCCGCGAGGGCGAGGCCTGCAAACGCTGCGGGCGGCCGCTGCGCCACGCCAGCATCGGCCAGCGCGCCAGCGTCTGGTGCGGGAGCTGCCAGCGCTGA
- a CDS encoding protein kinase has protein sequence MDALQWQRLSPLLDELLELTPEARAARLAQLHAQDPASADDLVRMLALDAAGSDLLSEPLLASAMECLCAGSRIGPYALERLLGEGGMGQVWLAQRADGLYQRQVALKLLRPGYADAALRQRFTREREILARLEHPHLARLLDAGIASDGRPYLALAYVEGEPLTDHCQRLHLPVSARLRLFLQVCEVVSHAHANLIVHRDLKPSNILVNAAGDVRLLDFGIAKLLDTEADPAADAHPRTEARAFTLHYAAPEQVRGEPITTLTDVYSLGVVLYELLTDQKPYHLRRSSDAEWERAILAVEAPRPSAAVVRAAQQGQRDPAEARRLARRLSGDLDNILLKALQKPLPQRYSSAEALAQDLRRHLQGRTVQARPQGVAYRLQKYLQRHRWSVVLGSLTAAALLGAAGVALWQVREAHRETVRAQAMQDFVIGLFDRAGNAQRGDGFDLRGLLASGEQRGERELLRQPLARAELQGVIARLRIGLGDYREALLLLERQRALLATQDDVPLALRLEAAAQHGRALRLLSRSQECVAMLQPLAAQAQEAQAQLPLQAAGFFSQLGRCRRVLGERASARAWFERALALHRDVLKDPAGIVESMTDVAAMDSDIGHTNAAIAGYLQALALLDRQAGPRHPLSVNLLRSLGVAYRDRGDVDQAEQAVSAALALSRSLNGDRHPVSLGLRRLRAAVMIDQGRLDIAERELRAAHALTVERLGPTHRDTGMSWSSLAMLELERGQDAQAIADMARSVAILRAPDSQALLPYMLLNQGLALSAAGRYRDALAPLYEARARWIAQLGQNNPAVGDSERLIAEARAALGEPRQADALLAQALRRTESGYGPTHPRTRAVRVAWARNLGRLGRDAQALHELEAQARQGGDGIESRKLRWRARAYAAELHCRGRSGAGDGRGELQALQHELAQAQPQGGTLVHEVEGLRAACAAPAALTAAR, from the coding sequence ATGGACGCGCTGCAGTGGCAACGCCTGTCGCCGTTGCTCGACGAACTGCTGGAGCTGACCCCGGAGGCGCGCGCGGCGCGTCTGGCGCAGCTGCACGCGCAGGATCCGGCCAGCGCCGATGACCTGGTGCGCATGCTGGCGCTGGATGCGGCCGGCTCGGACCTGCTCAGCGAGCCGCTGCTGGCCAGCGCCATGGAGTGCCTGTGCGCCGGCAGCCGGATCGGGCCGTATGCGCTGGAGCGGCTGCTCGGCGAAGGCGGCATGGGCCAGGTCTGGCTGGCGCAGCGCGCCGACGGGCTGTACCAGCGCCAGGTCGCGCTGAAGCTGCTGCGTCCCGGCTATGCCGATGCCGCGCTGCGCCAGCGCTTCACCCGCGAACGCGAGATCCTGGCGCGGCTGGAGCATCCGCACCTGGCGCGCTTGCTCGACGCCGGCATCGCCAGCGACGGACGCCCGTACCTGGCGCTGGCCTATGTCGAAGGCGAGCCGCTCACCGACCATTGCCAGCGCCTGCACCTGCCGGTGAGCGCGCGCCTGCGGCTGTTCCTGCAGGTGTGCGAGGTGGTCAGCCACGCGCACGCCAACCTGATCGTGCATCGCGACCTGAAGCCGTCCAATATCCTGGTCAACGCCGCAGGCGACGTGCGGCTGCTCGACTTCGGCATCGCCAAGCTGCTCGACACCGAGGCCGACCCTGCGGCCGACGCGCATCCGCGCACCGAGGCGCGCGCGTTCACCCTGCACTACGCCGCGCCGGAGCAGGTGCGCGGCGAACCGATCACCACGCTGACCGATGTGTATTCGCTGGGGGTGGTGCTGTACGAACTGCTCACCGACCAGAAGCCCTATCACCTGCGCCGCAGCAGCGATGCCGAATGGGAGCGCGCGATCCTGGCGGTGGAGGCACCGCGACCGTCGGCGGCGGTGGTGCGCGCGGCGCAGCAGGGACAGCGCGATCCGGCCGAGGCGCGGCGCCTGGCGCGGCGGCTGAGCGGCGACCTGGACAACATCCTGCTCAAGGCGCTGCAGAAGCCGCTGCCGCAGCGCTATTCCTCGGCCGAGGCGCTGGCCCAGGATCTGCGCCGCCATCTGCAGGGGCGGACGGTGCAGGCGCGCCCGCAGGGCGTGGCCTACCGCCTGCAGAAATACCTGCAGCGGCACCGTTGGAGCGTGGTACTCGGCAGCCTGACCGCCGCCGCGTTGCTGGGTGCCGCGGGCGTGGCGCTGTGGCAGGTGCGCGAGGCGCATCGCGAAACCGTGCGCGCGCAAGCGATGCAGGACTTCGTGATCGGCCTGTTCGATCGTGCCGGCAACGCGCAGCGCGGCGACGGCTTCGACCTGCGCGGGCTGCTTGCCAGCGGCGAACAGCGCGGCGAACGCGAACTGCTGCGGCAGCCGCTGGCGCGTGCGGAACTGCAGGGGGTGATCGCGCGCCTGCGCATCGGCCTGGGCGACTATCGCGAAGCCCTGCTGTTGCTGGAACGGCAGCGCGCGCTGCTGGCCACGCAGGACGACGTGCCGCTGGCGCTGCGCCTGGAAGCGGCGGCGCAGCATGGGCGCGCGCTGCGCCTGCTGAGCCGTTCGCAGGAGTGCGTGGCGATGCTGCAGCCGCTGGCGGCGCAGGCGCAGGAAGCGCAGGCGCAGCTGCCGCTGCAGGCCGCCGGGTTCTTCTCGCAACTGGGGCGCTGCCGGCGCGTGCTCGGCGAACGCGCATCGGCGCGGGCGTGGTTCGAGCGCGCGCTGGCGCTGCACCGCGACGTGCTCAAGGACCCGGCGGGCATCGTCGAGAGCATGACCGACGTCGCGGCGATGGACAGCGACATCGGCCACACCAACGCGGCGATCGCCGGCTACCTGCAGGCGCTGGCCTTGCTCGACCGCCAGGCCGGCCCGCGGCATCCGCTCAGCGTCAACCTGCTGCGCAGCCTGGGCGTGGCCTATCGCGATCGCGGCGATGTCGACCAGGCCGAGCAGGCGGTGAGCGCGGCGCTGGCGCTGTCGCGCAGCTTGAACGGCGATCGCCATCCGGTCAGCCTCGGGCTGCGGCGCTTGCGGGCGGCGGTGATGATCGACCAGGGCCGTCTCGATATCGCCGAGCGCGAGCTGCGCGCCGCGCATGCGCTGACCGTGGAGCGGTTGGGACCGACGCACCGCGACACCGGCATGAGCTGGAGTTCGCTGGCGATGCTGGAACTGGAGCGCGGCCAGGACGCGCAGGCGATCGCCGACATGGCGCGCTCGGTCGCGATCCTGCGCGCGCCCGACAGCCAGGCGCTGCTGCCGTACATGCTGCTCAACCAGGGCCTGGCGCTGTCGGCCGCGGGCCGCTACCGCGACGCGCTGGCGCCGCTGTACGAAGCGCGCGCGCGCTGGATCGCGCAGCTCGGCCAGAACAACCCGGCGGTCGGCGACAGCGAGCGGTTGATCGCCGAGGCGCGCGCGGCGCTCGGCGAACCGCGGCAGGCCGATGCGCTGCTGGCGCAGGCGCTGCGCCGCACCGAGAGCGGCTACGGCCCGACCCATCCGCGCACGCGCGCGGTGCGCGTGGCCTGGGCGCGCAACCTGGGCCGGCTCGGCCGCGACGCGCAGGCGCTGCACGAACTGGAGGCGCAGGCGCGGCAGGGCGGGGACGGCATCGAAAGCCGCAAGCTGCGCTGGCGTGCCCGCGCCTATGCCGCCGAGCTGCATTGCCGGGGTCGCAGCGGCGCGGGCGACGGGCGTGGCGAACTGCAGGCGCTGCAGCACGAACTGGCGCAGGCGCAGCCGCAGGGCGGCACGCTGGTGCACGAGGTGGAGGGGCTGCGCGCGGCGTGCGCCGCGCCGGCGGCGTTGACCGCGGCGCGCTGA
- a CDS encoding ECF-type sigma factor encodes MVETAPEITVWLDAARGGDREALDRVLSTLYQELHSMARRQLAGQQAQTLDATSLVHESYLKLLGAHGMARFDGRAHFFAYAASAMRSVVVDYARNRLTRKRGGDLKRVAEIPGDSGGVRLDEDLLALDVALDRLQALDERLAKVVELRYFAGLSEQEIAELMQRSERSIRRDWQKARIFLLAAMQDH; translated from the coding sequence GTGGTAGAGACCGCACCCGAGATCACCGTGTGGCTGGACGCCGCGCGCGGCGGCGACCGTGAGGCGCTGGACCGCGTGCTCAGTACGCTCTACCAGGAACTGCACAGCATGGCCCGGCGCCAGCTGGCCGGGCAGCAGGCGCAGACCCTGGACGCGACCTCGCTGGTCCACGAGTCCTACCTGAAGCTGCTAGGCGCGCACGGCATGGCCCGCTTCGACGGCCGCGCGCACTTCTTCGCCTACGCCGCCTCGGCGATGCGCAGCGTGGTGGTGGACTACGCGCGCAACCGCCTGACCCGCAAGCGCGGCGGCGATCTCAAGCGCGTCGCCGAGATTCCCGGGGACAGCGGCGGGGTGCGCCTGGACGAGGATCTGCTGGCGCTGGACGTGGCGCTGGACCGGCTGCAGGCGCTCGACGAGCGCCTGGCCAAGGTGGTGGAGCTGCGCTATTTCGCCGGGCTGTCGGAACAGGAGATCGCCGAGCTGATGCAGCGCTCCGAACGCAGCATCCGCCGCGACTGGCAGAAGGCGCGCATCTTCCTGCTGGCGGCGATGCAGGATCACTAG